The following are encoded together in the Chiloscyllium plagiosum isolate BGI_BamShark_2017 chromosome 1, ASM401019v2, whole genome shotgun sequence genome:
- the foxi2 gene encoding forkhead box protein I2: protein MNSVGFQDSQRCNSTPLCANAAAPHLSDMAVYCENFNMYHQHQHQAGYPLADYPGTASPYLWLNGAAAGGSPSPYLHSQSPSPFPAPPQFVPAAPSSGPPGAAELGWLSLASQEELLKLVRPPYSYSALIAMAIQNAPDKKLTLSQIYQYVAENFPFYKKSKAGWQNSIRHNLSLNDCFKKVPRDEDDPGKGNYWTLDPNCEKMFDNGNFRRKRKRRTDSNSGLGGSLNGKPQDNAGTPALKLTESPPLLLEAASPEPEHSRGSIDDPKLSTPSSSPCLNSFFNSMAAVGSGPITRQVSMGLANDFFQRNVSALGSYSSNSSLSSQEASEVTDSFHFNRAGYHNTFSGGQTTQFNSHFYNTFSVNSLIYPREGTEV, encoded by the exons ATGAACTCTGTTGGTTTTCAGGATTCCCAGCGATGTAACTCCACGCCGCTCTGTGCCAACGCAGCTGCGCCTCACCTCTCCGACATGGCAGTCTACTGTGAGAACTTCAACATGTAccaccagcaccagcaccaggCGGGCTACCCGCTGGCGGACTACCCGGGCACTGCCAGCCCTTACCTGTGGCTGAACGGGGCGGCGGCCGGGGGATCACCGTCTCCGTACCTGCACAGTCAGAGCCCCTCGCCGTTCCCGGCCCCTCCGCAGTTCGTGCCCGCGGCACCCTCCTCGGGGCCGCCCGGAGCCGCGGAGCTGGGCTGGCTTTCCCTCGCCAGCCAGGAGGAGCTGCTCAAGCTGGTCCGGCCTCCTTACTCCTACTCGGCCCTGATCGCCATGGCCATCCAAAACGCCCCGGACAAGAAGCTCACCCTCAGCCAGATCTACCAGTACGTGGCCGAGAACTTCCCGTTCTACAAGAAGAGTAAGGCAGGCTGGCAAAACTCCATCCGACACAACCTCTCCCTCAACGACTGCTTCAAGAAGGTGCCGAGGGACGAGGACGATCCAG GGAAAGGGAATTACTGGACCCTGGACCCTAACTGCGAGAAGATGTTTGACAATGGTAACTTTCGCCGGAAGAGAAAGCGGAGAACCGACTCCAACTCTGGCCTCGGGGGTTCCCTCAATGGCAAGCCCCAGGACAATGCAGGGACTCCCGCCTTGAAGCTAACCGAGAGCCCGCCGCTCTTGCTGGAAGCTGCCTCGCCGGAGCCGGAGCACTCGCGGGGCTCCATCGACGACCCGAAACTTTCCACGCCCTCGTCCAGCCCTTGTCTGAACAGTTTCTTCAACAGCATGGCCGCCGTGGGCAGTGGCCCCATCACTAGGCAAGTGTCCATGGGCCTGGCCAATGACTTCTTCCAAAGGAATGTCTCTGCACTCGGTTCCTACTCGTCCAACAGCAGCTTATCCTCGCAGGAAGCCAGCGAGGTGACGGACTCCTTTCACTTCAACCGCGCGGGCTATCACAACACTTTCTCCGGCGGTCAGACAACCCAATTCAACAGCCATTTCTACAACACCTTCAGTGTCAACAGTTTGATTTATCCCCGGGAGGGAACGGAGGTCTGA